The following proteins come from a genomic window of Montipora capricornis isolate CH-2021 chromosome 9, ASM3666992v2, whole genome shotgun sequence:
- the LOC138017102 gene encoding ATP-dependent DNA helicase RecQ-like — protein sequence MFYSSLQAAISLSIYSNVNLKVKQVIGPEAIYHGRDIDVVAVLPTGYGKSVIFHLLPSLFLDKINYEREAGAHPVVIVVSPLNALIKDQIRRLQEGNVKAAILNVKKKTNSEDLELDLSDANLSQLRDAKYEVIFTHPS from the coding sequence ATGTTTTACAGTAGCCTTCAGGCTGCAATTTCGCTTAGTATTTATTCTAACGTTAatctaaaagttaaacaagttatcGGCCCCGAGGCAATTTACCATGGCCGTGATATCGATGTTGTCGCCGTGTTACCCACTGGATATGGAAAGTCGGTTAtatttcatcttcttccttCTTTATTCCTCGACAAAATTAACTATGAACGTGAAGCAGGAGCTCATCCCGTAGTAATTGTTGTTTCCCCTCTAAATGCCCTGATCAAAGATCAGATCAGAAGGCTCCAGGAAGGAAATGTTAAAGCAGCGATATTAAAcgtgaagaagaaaacaaactcgGAGGATTTGGAATTAGATCTCAGCGACGCCAACCTCTCGCAGCTAAGAGATGCAAAATACGAGGTCATCTTTACACATCCTTCATAA
- the LOC138017104 gene encoding tyrosine kinase receptor Cad96Ca-like: protein MELLNVKVDKWEIPIGQISLEEVIGSGAFGTVWRAALSRGNGKRGIRFVAAKCFSPTSGQEGKTALMREIGLGKVIGDSPQPNIVQFIGCVTTQIHPILIMEYLPRGDLLGYLRKSRGIFDKYYRGKLQVAQLGTYDLMSFSNQIATGMVFLASRGIIHRDLAARNVLLDKNRVCKITDFGLCYQNFKYGHGNAKKGCMPVKWTAPEILFGDAADLSSLSACEVGATLPVNVSFNVQPKLGDRRNYASSESYKYSIKDGPQGFSP from the exons ATGGAGTTGTTGAATGTTAAAGTGGACAAATGGGAAATACCAATTGGCCAAATTTCTCTTGAGGAGGTCATTGGTTCCGGAGCATTTGGAACAGTTTGGCGAGCAGCTTTGAGTCGTGGAAATGGGAAACGGGGCATACGTTTTGTTGCAGCAAAGTGCTTTTCTC CCACATCTGGACAGGAAGGAAAAACTGCTCTGATGAGAGAAATTGGGTTGGGCAAAGTAATTGGAGACAGCCCCCAGCCGAATATTGTTCAATTCATTGGCTGTGTCACCACCCAAA TACACCCAATTTTGATCATGGAGTACTTACCCCGTGGAGATCTGCTGGGGTACCTGAGAAAAAGCCGTGGAATTTTCGACAAATATTATCGCGGCAAACTACAAGTAGCGCAACTGGGGACGTATGACCTAATGTCATTTTCAAATCAGATTGCTACTGGAATGGTTTTCCTAGCATCTAGAGGG ATTATTCACCGTGATCTTGCAGCACGAAATGTACTTCTTGATAAAAACCGTGTGTGCAAGATCACTGATTTTGGGTTATGTTACCAGAACTTTAAATATGGACATGGCAATGCCAAAAAG GGCTGTATGCCAGTAAAGTGGACGGCACCTGAGATACTCTTTGGAGATGCTGCAGATCTGTCAA GTCTATCTGCGTGCGAGGTTGGTGCAACGCTCCCTGTTAACGTGTCTTTCaatgtgcagccaaaacttggAGATCGCCGAAATTATGCAAGTTCAGAAAGCTATAAGTACTCCATCAAGGACGGGCCGCAAGGTTTCTCTCCGTAA